TTATTCTGCGACAGATTGAGGCCCTTTGGAAGAATCTGGGAATCGGTACATATGGGTTCTCCATGGTGTGCCTTTTTTTCACAATGCTGTCTCATCCCATCTCATGGGTTGGAAAAGGAttgaagtggggagggggagagagagagagagaaagccagcgtTGGGAATAGGAAATCTGGGAAAGAAGGGGTGGGGCGAGGAAACTATTTGAGGACAAACGTTGTGTCATTTGCATCTCATTCCGATTTCCAGTTTTAAGTCTCAGACATGTTAAAagattgctgtgtgtgtgtgtgtgtgtgtgtgtgttgggaatGTCTCTCTTTCTGAGTCTGTGTGTTACTTGCAGGTAAGCAGGATGTGACCCGGAGTCACACCCGGCCCtgtggcgagggagagagagagaaagagagagagaggaagcgaaAGAgcgagcaagatcccaggctcggaCAGAACTCCCGCCGGCAGGAAAACTTCGGGAAAAGTTTGGCCAAACTTTCGGAGACTCTGAAAGTGGAATTCTGGGGGGGTTACTGGGGGACTGGAATAGATGATCACTGCTCGCTGGAGACTATCGGCGAGGTGCCTTTTTTTGTGTGTCGACGGGGTCAGGGGTGGGCGGGCGGGCGGAAGAGGGTTAAAATTGTCACGTCTTGAACTGCCTCTCACGACCAGTTGTCTGACCATTGTAGAAGGGAGAAACCAGACGCACACAGAGCGGGAAGGACCCGTGTGCGGATACAGCAACTGCGGACAGAGCGGGATACTCGGACTGCGTTGAGATATAGCCAGTCCGAGCGGGGGAACTGTGCCTCGGAGAGGTTCGCCTGGCATCCTTTGCCTGTTCTACGCCAGCACGCCAGTTGAAACCTCCTCGTAATCATAAGGCCTGAAGGACACTGAGCAGTTTTTGTGAGATAGAGATATATACAAGGGGGATAAATTAAGACAGAGTTCTGTCTATTGTCCACGTTGCAGGCCAGAATCTCCGCGCACGCCCACAGGATGCCCATCTTGAAGCAGCTGGTGCCCAACGGGCCCCATGCCAAGCGCCGTTCGCGCCTGGATCTAACCCGCGAGATGATCAGTGCCCCACTGGGGGATTTCCGCCACACCATGCACGTGGGCAGAGGGGGCGACGCCTTTGGGGACACCTCCTTCCTCAGTAAGCACGGGCCCTCGAAGGCAGATGAGGGGGATGGGAGGGGCGTCGAGGGCTCTCAGGAGCAGGAGGGCCGGCTCCGCGCCCTGCCCGAGGAGCAGGTGGAGGCGGAAGAGGCCGGGCCGACCTCTGCAGACAGGCCGCCCCGGGAGGTCTCGCCCGTCGCCGAGGCCCCGCCTCCCCCGGAGGGTATGAGGCACGCCGAGTCGGTGCTCTCCTTCCATGTGGACCTGGGGCCGTCCATGCTGGGCGACGTCCTGGGCATCATGGAGACGGGACACCCGCCTGGGTTGGCCTCCCCGGGCTTGGCCCGGGACGTCCCTGGCCACTGGGCGGCTGAGGCCAGGACTGAGGCGGGGGAGGGGTCCAGGGCCAGGAGCCCCTCACTCCACCAGGAAGAAGACGATGAGGAGGACGGGGCCAGCTTCAGCTTTGAGGAGGACGAGGAGGATGATGAGATCCGTGTGTaggatccccctccctcctccatcccacctcccctctccccatcGTCCCcatcccctttctccctccccctccctcttgacCCCTCCAACTCCTTCTCACTCCCCCccatcaccctctccctccctcctccatcccACCTCCACTCTCCCCCTCGTCCCcatcccccttctccctccccctcccttcactccctctccctccctcctccctccccaactaactctctccccctccctctccacacaccccctccccttctcttctccacccctccccctctctcctccacccctAACCCTCCGctctcctccccctctcgctcccactttccccctcccccaacctctcccccctcacacctcgcccctctttcccactcctgcacctaaccccctctccctcccccttccctcctccctcctccctcccttcctc
This genomic window from Heterodontus francisci isolate sHetFra1 unplaced genomic scaffold, sHetFra1.hap1 HAP1_SCAFFOLD_1022, whole genome shotgun sequence contains:
- the LOC137360495 gene encoding cdc42 effector protein 5-like produces the protein MPILKQLVPNGPHAKRRSRLDLTREMISAPLGDFRHTMHVGRGGDAFGDTSFLSKHGPSKADEGDGRGVEGSQEQEGRLRALPEEQVEAEEAGPTSADRPPREVSPVAEAPPPPEGMRHAESVLSFHVDLGPSMLGDVLGIMETGHPPGLASPGLARDVPGHWAAEARTEAGEGSRARSPSLHQEEDDEEDGASFSFEEDEEDDEIRV